ATTGAAGTTATTCCTGTAGGCCCTGATAAGCGCGCTTTTGCAAAGGATATTGAAAATACAACTACCTACTATACAGAAAAAAGAAGGCACGATCGTATCCGCATCAATACCAATAGAGAGAGTTTATACGATATGCTGCCTGAAGGACTTTTTCATAAGCCGCCAACAGGCAGTGCCGGGATGGATGAAGAATCGATGATTAAGGATATCAGGGATAGGAGAGAAGAAGAAAAACACGCCAGGTTGTTTTTTACTCCATTTGATGCTGAAATTAATCATGTAAGGATTATGACCGAGCTTTATGAAAACAGGCTCGATAAAAAAACTACTTATTCGGATTTAAGCCAGATATTCGAATTCGGCTGGGATGAATTTAACTTGTTGAATAAAGAACAGAGTATTATTTGGATGCACCTGTTGCCCGAAATCCAACAAAAAAGAAATGATATTGCTTTTGTATCTAAGGTGCTTACTGCCTTGTTTAATTTGCCCATAAATCTTGTTGATACCACTGCCAACATTAGCCCTTTAAAAATTGCGGATGAACTGCAGATGCAACTTGGTGCCAGCGCCTTGGGCATTGATACCATTATTGGCGATAGTTTTATGCCAGAGCATGAGGCCTATAACGTTAATATTGGCCCCACCACTCCGCAAGAATTGATTGGCTTTATTCCGGGCCAAAAGAACAGGGCTATTTTGGATATGGCGATGAGTTACCTGATGCCGCTTGATGCAGAAATAAATGTTGATTTGCTTACCGCAACCGATTATCAGGAAACAGTGCTGAGTACAGATGGAGAAAGCGCTTATTTAGGGTATACTGTATATATTTAATTGCGAGAAGGAACAACAAGCATCTCTTTAAGTTTGCTTATTGAACAATAAAAATAATCGATTTCAGGTTATTTGGAAATGAGCGCTTTGTGGTTCTTGGCAATTGCAGCCCCGCTTTACGCTTTACTCCGTTACACTCCGTGTTCGCTGCAATCGGGTTTAGAAACAAAGGTTTTTGCGCCCTGCAACCCAACAAATGAAATACTGCTGTAGCCACCTAGCCCCGGTTGAAGCGTTACCCTGCAGCAACGAGGTACGAGGTGGCGAAGCGTAAAAGCGCAAAACGGGAAGGAACTTTTTGTTCTGCACAAGTATTGCGCTTCAAGTGATGTTAGTGTTTTAGGATTAGGAAATAAGCGCTTTGTGGTTTTTGGCAATTGCAGCCCCGCTTTACGCTTTACTCCGTTACACTCCGTGTTCGCTTCAATCGGGTTTAGAAACAAAGGTTTTGCGCCCTGCAGCCCAACAAATGAAATACTATTGTGGCCACTTAGCCCCGGTTGAAGCGTTACCCTGCAGCAACGAGGTACGAGGCAGCGAAGCGTAAAAGCGCAAAACGGGAAGGAACTTTTTGTTATGCATAAGTATTGCGCTTCAAGTGATGTTAGTGTTTTAGGATTAGGAAATAAGCGCTTTGTGGTTCTTGGCAATTGCAGCCCCGCTTTACGCTTTACTCCGTTGCACTCCGTGTTCGCTGCAATCAGGTTTAGAAACAAAGGTTTTTGCGCCCTGCAACCCAACAAATGAAATACTATTGTGGCCACTTAGCCCCGGTTGAAGCGTTACCCTGCAGCAACGAGGAACGAGGCAGCGAAGCGTAAAAGCGGAAAACGGGAGGAAACTTATGGCGTTGTAGAGCCCTTGCGCTCCAAATATGAAGCGCTTTTATTAATAACCTAAATTCTATATTTAAGCTGTTGATAATGAAATAACGTACTTCACGCAA
The nucleotide sequence above comes from Pedobacter riviphilus. Encoded proteins:
- a CDS encoding type VI secretion system baseplate subunit TssG; this translates as MKKETLINNELFTDYKAVAHAADLIERKVIDADRIEVIPVGPDKRAFAKDIENTTTYYTEKRRHDRIRINTNRESLYDMLPEGLFHKPPTGSAGMDEESMIKDIRDRREEEKHARLFFTPFDAEINHVRIMTELYENRLDKKTTYSDLSQIFEFGWDEFNLLNKEQSIIWMHLLPEIQQKRNDIAFVSKVLTALFNLPINLVDTTANISPLKIADELQMQLGASALGIDTIIGDSFMPEHEAYNVNIGPTTPQELIGFIPGQKNRAILDMAMSYLMPLDAEINVDLLTATDYQETVLSTDGESAYLGYTVYI